Proteins encoded in a region of the Solanum dulcamara chromosome 9, daSolDulc1.2, whole genome shotgun sequence genome:
- the LOC129903390 gene encoding putative pentatricopeptide repeat-containing protein At1g77010, mitochondrial — MELHLQSCARVLNTVNSNQYLPNGKQLHLVFLKRGVLNSALTIANRLLQMYTRCGQMADAELLFDEMSQRNCFTWNTMIEGYMKWGKINNSLDLFRLMPSKNEFSWNVVILGLVKAEELGVARRLLREMPRKNEVVWNGLIHGYAKMGFPGVALCLFKEFIYWDFHETGGASHIDSFVLATALGACADTRAVDLGKQIHARVIVDEVEVDSVLASSLVNMYGKGGDLDSASYMLNRMKNPDNFSLSALISAYSNCDRMDDARKIFNRITDPCIVLWNSMIAGYVGCDKVSEALLLFEEMHREGVIGDSSTLASVLNACASAHALKNCLQVHAYGSKLGLLDDLIVASALIDTYAKCGCPDEAAEVFNELKIHDTVLLNSMITIYFNCNRIEDARQLFESMPYKSLISWNSMIIGLNQYGCPVEALALFYRMNRMDFRMDKFSFSSVISACASIASVELGEQIFARAVIIGIDCDQIISTSLIDFYCKCGFVTDARKLFDQMMKSDEVSWNSMLMGYATNGYGNEALNLFHEMRSAGVSPTNITFIGVLSACDHCGLLEEGKKWFYSMNYDYHIDPGIEHYSCMVDLYARAGCLEEAVNLIEKMPFEADSSMWLSILRGCVAHGNKILGQLVAQRIIELDPENSGAFVQLSNIFATSEDWERSALVRRLMIEKKIHKSSGRSWSDM, encoded by the coding sequence ATGGAGCTACACTTGCAATCCTGTGCTCGAGTGCTCAATACCGTCAACAGCAACCAATATCTTCCAAATGGGAAGCAACTCCATCTCGTTTTCCTCAAAAGGGGTGTCCTTAACTCTGCTCTAACAATAGCCAATCGCCTTCTCCAAATGTACACAAGGTGTGGACAAATGGCCGATGCAGAGTTACTGTTCGATGAAATGTCTCAGAGAAACTGCTTCACTTGGAATACCATGATTGAAGGGTATATGAAATGGGGAAAGATAAACAACTCTTTGGACTTGTTTCGTTTAATGCCTTCCAAgaatgaattttcttggaatgtGGTTATTCTTGGCCTTGTTAAAGCGGAGGAGTTGGGTGTTGCTAGAAGACTTCTGCGTGAAATGCCACGGAAGAATGAAGTAGTTTGGAATGGACTTATTCATGGGTATGCGAAAATGGGATTCCCTGGAGtggctttatgcttgtttaAGGAGTTTATATACTGGGATTTTCATGAGACGGGTGGTGCATCACATATAGATTCATTTGTTTTGGCAACTGCATTAGGAGCTTGTGCTGACACAAGAGCTGTTGATTTGGGGAAGCAAATTCATGCTCGTGTTATAGTCGATGAAGTTGAAGTTGATTCTGTGTTGGCAAGTTCTTTAGTTAATATGTATGGAAAGGGTGGTGATTTGGATAGCGCGAGCTATATGTTGAATAGAATGAAGAACCCTGATAACTTTTCCTTGTCAGCACTAATTTCAGCATATTCAAACTGTGATAGAATGGATGATGCTAGAAAGATATTCAACCGGATAACTGATCCTTGTATTGTATTGTGGAATTCCATGATAGCAGGGTATGTGGGATGTGATAAAGTATCAGAAGCATTGTTGCTTTTTGAAGAGATGCACAGAGAGGGAGTTATAGGGGATTCCTCTACATTAGCTAGTGTATTGAATGCCTGTGCTAGTGCACATGCCCTTAAAAATTGTTTACAAGTGCATGCTTATGGTTCAAAGCTTGGACTGTTGGATGACCTTATCGTTGCTAGTGCGCTCATTGACACATATGCTAAATGTGGATGTCCTGATGAAGCTGCTGAAGTTTTTAATGAACTCAAAATACATGATACCGTCTTGCTAAATTCTATGATTACCATTTATTTTAATTGCAACAGAATTGAAGATGCAAGACAGTTATTTGAGTCAATGCCCTATAAGAGCTTAATATCTTGGAATTCTATGATAATTGGTCTTAACCAATATGGTTGTCCAGTTGAAGCACTGGCTCTTTTCTACAGGATGAATAGGATGGATTTTAGGATGGACAAATTTAGCTTTTCAAGTGTGATCAGTGCCTGTGCAAGCATTGCTTCAGTTGAACTTGGTGAACAGATTTTTGCAAGAGCTGTTATCATCGGCATTGATTGTGATCAAATAATTTCTACCTCCTTAATTGATTTCTACTGCAAGTGTGGTTTTGTTACTGATGCCAGGAAGCTCTTTGACCAAATGATGAAATCCGATGAGGTTTCGTGGAATTCTATGTTGATGGGTTATGCTACAAATGGATACGGAAATGAAGCATTGAATCTATTCCACGAAATGAGAAGTGCGGGTGTTTCGCCAACCAATATCACATTTATTGGCGTATTGTCTGCCTGTGATCATTGTGGTCTACTAGAAGAGGGAAAAAAGTGGTTTTATTCAATGAATTACGATTACCACATTGATCCAGGGATTGAACATTACTCCTGTATGGTAGATCTTTATGCACGAGCAGGATGTCTTGAAGAAGCTGTGAACCTCATCGAAAAGATGCCATTTGAGGCAGATTCAAGCATGTGGTTATCCATTTTGAGAGGATGTGTAGCTCATGGTAACAAGATACTAGGACAGCTTGTGGCCCAACGCATTATAGAGCTTGATCCTGAGAATTCAGGTGCTTTTGTGCAGTTATCAAACATATTTGCTACTTCTGAGGACTGGGAAAGATCTGCTTTGGTCCGGAGGCTGATGATAGAAAAGAAAATCCATAAGAGTTCTGGTCGAAGCTGGAGTGATATGTAA
- the LOC129904559 gene encoding multifunctional methyltransferase subunit TRM112 homolog A-like, with amino-acid sequence MRLLTHNMLSSNIKGVANGFPLKIDVVKVVEKEVDFNIDFLKNMFHKVEWKALAEASRTMGYAELPETADAAMLDSDDFLHKFHHALLELHLEEGALVCPETGRKFLVNKGIPNMLLHEDEV; translated from the coding sequence ATGAGGTTGTTAACTCATAATATGTTATCATCCAACATCAAGGGTGTCGCAAATGGATTTCCGTTGAAGATCGACGTTGTGAAAGTGGTAGAGAAAGAGGTCGATTTTAATATCGACTTCCTCAAGAACATGTTCCATAAAGTTGAATGGAAGGCACTGGCGGAAGCTTCTAGAACCATGGGTTACGCCGAACTGCCCGAAACTGCTGATGCCGCAATGCTCGATTCAGATGATTTTCTTCATAAGTTCCATCATGCCCTCCTTGAGCTTCATCTTGAAGAGGGTGCCTTGGTTTGTCCAGAGACTGGCCGGAAATTTCTTGTCAATAAAGGCATTCCTAATATGCTTCTTCATGAAGACGAGGTCTGa
- the LOC129904556 gene encoding uncharacterized protein LOC129904556, with the protein MPLSGDGADASAGGRCTCSSSEEESQIQNCQHCRRSTLPSSSSSISLLSLESYPVQDYDKLWRIYSASIKGFTIGAGLKGGLAIFAVLSRLRRRKSLSPAKEGQMVSSRDDVVLALKETLRYGLFLGTFSGTFVSVDEIVSACGGHRRTAKWRALLAGAIAGPSMLLTGNTQHMSLAVYILVRAAVLASRCGIKSKRFGHICKPLTWAHGDIFLMCLSSSQILSAYILKQDSLHPSYKSFLNKHGGKALVILQGVKDLACGNSVMNLEAIENHYKSNGIDIKLDPQMKVPCSIVHENQGCGAHFISFIIQAYKRALPVYLPVYLVPALIVHRQGLLKRPNTILAKGLLGTARSSLFLSVYCSSAWLWTCFLFRLFKRCNIPMVALGTLPTGLALAIEKKSRRIEISLYCLARALESFVTCMADVGYLPQSEKLKRGDVVIFSMATAIIMHCYAMERDVFKSKYLNVLDWVFGVPLPPYETTPRKKGRSSSA; encoded by the exons ATGCCGCTGTCCGGCGACGGAGCTGACGCCTCTGCCGGTGGCCGCTGCACGTGCTCTTCCTCGGAAGAGGAAAGCCAAATCCAGAACTGCCAGCATTGCCGGCGATCGACTCTCCCTTCCTCCTCGTCATCTATCTCTTTGCTTAGCCTCGAATCTTATCCGGTTCAGGACTACGACAAGCTTTGGAGAATCTATAGTGCCTCCATAAAAGGATTCACTATTGGTGCTGGCCTCAAAGGTGGCCTCGCTATCTTCGCTGTTCTCTCACGGCTACGACGTAGAAAATCGTTGTCCCCTGCGAA AGAAGGGCAAATGGTCTCGAGCAGGGATGATGTAGTTTTGGCACTAAAGGAAACTCTAAGATATGGTCTATTCCTTGGCACTTTCTCTGGTACATTTGTATCAGTTGATGAAATTGTATCCGCTTGTGGAGGTCATCGAAG GACAGCTAAGTGGAGAGCATTACTAGCGGGTGCAATTGCAGGGCCATCGATGCTTCTTACTGGTAACACACAGCACATGAGCTTGGCGGTTTACATTCTTGTGCGTGCAGCTGTGTTGGCATCCCGCTGTGGAATAAAAAGTAAGCGGTTTGGGCACATATGCAAGCCTTTAACTTGGGCTCATGGAGACATTTTCCTTATGTGTCTATCCTCTTCACAGATCCT GTCCGCTTATATATTGAAGCAAGATAGTCTGCATCCATCTTACAAATCCTTTCTCAACAAACACGGTGGCAAAGCTTTGGTTATCCTGCAGGGTGTGAAAGACCTAGCATGTGGGAACTCTGTAATGAATTTGGAAGCAATAGAGAATCATTACAAGTCCAATGGTATTGACATTAAACTGGATCCGCAAATGAAAGTACCTTGCTCG ATAGTACATGAGAATCAAGGATGTGGAGCacatttcatttcatttataATTCAAGCCTACAAGAGAGCTCTGCCAGTTTACCTTCCAGTTTATTTAGTTCCTGCACTCATTGTACATCGTCAAGGCCTATTGAAAAG ACCTAACACAATTTTGGCAAAGGGTCTCCTCGGTACAGCAAGGTCTAGTCTATTTCTCTCTGTGTATTGTTCATCTGCCTG GTTATGGACATGTTTTCTCTTCAGGCTGTTCAAGAGGTGTAACATCCCCATGGTGGCACTGGGAACG CTCCCTACTGGTCTGGCCCTGGCAATTGAGAAGAAAAGCAGAAGGATAGAGATTTCACTCTACTGCCTTGCTCGGGCACTTGAGAGTTTCGTCACATGCATGGCTGATGTTGGTTATTTGCCTCAGtctgaaaaattaaagagaGGTGATGTCGTGATCTTTAGCATGGCAACTGCAATTATCATGCATTGTTATGCTATGGAGAGGGATGTCTTCAAATCCAAGTACTTGAATGTTCTTGATTGGGTGTTCGGTGTGCCTCTTCCCCCCTATGAAACCACTCCTCGCAAGAAAGGGCGTTCCTCATCTGCATAA